In Brachypodium distachyon strain Bd21 chromosome 2, Brachypodium_distachyon_v3.0, whole genome shotgun sequence, one genomic interval encodes:
- the LOC100824676 gene encoding protein Rf1, mitochondrial isoform X1 yields the protein MAPISRLRRRSSSSPASPMSGLRIPRRQSSSSTTPMSGRRLFSSSSTPMPRLQLLPRRSSSSTSPTSRCWDPQVAFVAAIARVRAGTFSTDDAHHLFDELLRQGTPVHNPALNGFLAALARAPDSVSCSNGPALVLALFNRICREEAGPRVAPLSVHTYGILMDCCCRARRPDLGPAFFARLLRAGLRTRTIEANTFLKCLCHAKRTDEAVDVLLHRMSDLGCVPNAISYNTVIKSLCGDSRSQEALDMVQRMAKEGGRCSPDVVSFNTVIHGFFKQGEVSKACNLINEMVQKGVEPDVVTYNSIVDALCKARAMDKAELVLRQMVDKGVEPDGLTYTAIIHGYSCSGHWKESAKMFRKMTSKGLIPGIVTFNSFMSSLCKHGRSKDAEEIFQYMTTKGHMPDLVSYSILLHGYATEGRFADMNNLFHSMADKGIVANCHCFNILISAHAKRGMMDEAMLVFTEMQGQGVRPDVVTYSTLISAFCRMGRLADAMEKFSQMISIGLEPNTVVYHSLIHGFCMHGDLVKAKELVSEMMSKGDRPTIVTFNSLIDGYCLVGKMEKAFGVLDAMVSVGIEPDVVTYNTLVSGYCKSGKIDDGLILFREMLHKKVKPTTVTYSIVLDGLFHAGRTSAAKKMFHEMIDSGTAVDIDTYKILLKGLCRNDLTDEAITLFHKLGAMDCKFDITILNTVINALYKVRRREEANDLFAAISTSGLVPNVSTYGVMIHNLLKEGSVEEADTMFSSMEKSGCAPSSRLLNDIIRMLLQKGDIVKAGYYMSKVDGTIISLEASTTSLLMSLFSSKGKHREQIKFLPAKYQFFYGAS from the exons ATGGCGCCGATatcccgcctccgccgccgctcctcctcctcccctgcctCGCCGATGTCCGGCCTCCGCATCCCTCGCCGTcaatcctcctcctcaacgACGCCAATGTCAGGACGccgcctcttctcctcctcctccacgccaATGCCTCGCCTTCagctcctcccccgccgctcttcttcctccacttcGCCGACCTCCCGCTGCTGGGATCCCCAGGTTGCTTTTGTCGCGGCCATAGCGCGCGTCCGCGCCGGCACGTTCAGCACGGACGATGCACACCACCTGTTCGACGAATTGCTCCGGCAGGGCACTCCGGTCCACAATCCCGCCCTCAACGGCTTCCTCGCCGCCCTTGCCCGTGCGCCGGACTCAGTCTCGTGCAGCAACGGCCCCGCCCTCGTCCTCGCCCTCTTCAACCGTATATGCCGAGAAGAAGCCGGCCCGCGGGTCGCGCCTCTCTCAGTCCACACCTACGGTATCCTCATGGACTGCTGCTGCCGAGCGCGTCGCCCGGACCTAGGGCCTGCCTTCTTCGCACGCCTCCTGAGGGCAGGCCTGAGAACACGGACGATAGAGGCCAACACCTTCCTCAAGTGCCTCTGCCACGCAAAACGGACAGATGAGGCGGTCGACGTGCTGCTTCATAGGATGTCTGATCTCGGTTGCGTTCCTAATGCCATCTCGTACAACACAGTTATTAAGAGCTTATGTGGTGATAGCAGGAGCCAGGAGGCGCTCGACATGGTACAGAGAATGGCAAAAGAAGGAGGTCGCTGCTCCCCTGACGTGGTGTCATTTAACACGGTCATCCACGGCTTCTTTAAACAAGGTGAAGTAAGCAAGGCATGCAATCTTATCAATGAAATGGTGCAGAAAGGGGTGGAGCCTGATGTGGTGACATACAACTCGATCGTAGATGCGCTGTGCAAGGCCAGAGCAATGGACAAGGCTGAGTTGGTCCTTCGGCAGATGGTTGATAAAGGTGTTGAACCGGATGGTCTGACATATACTGCCATCATCCATGGATATTCCTGTTCGGGCCACTGGAAAGAGTCAGCTAAAATGTTCAGAAAAATGACAAGCAAGGGACTCATACCAGGTATTGTAACTTTCAACTCGTTCATGTCCTCCCTTTGTAAGCATGGAAGAAGCAAAGATGCTGAAGAAATTTTTCAATACATGACCACCAAGGGCCACATGCCAGATCTCGTCTCATACTCTATTCTGCTTCACGGGTATGCCACTGAAGGAAGATTTGCTGATATGAATAATCTTTTCCATTCAATGGCAGACAAGGGTATTGTAGCCAACTGTCATTGTTTCAACATATTAATTAGTGCACATGCTAAACGTGGAATGATGGATGAAGCTATGCTCGTATTTACTGAAATGCagggacaaggagtgaggccAGATGTAGTCACCTATTCAACTTTAATCTCTGCATTTTGTAGAATGGGTAGGCTGGCTGATGCTATGGAAAAATTCAGTCAGATGATTTCTATTGGACTAGAACCAAACACAGTTGTTTATCACTCCCTAATTCATGGTTTTTGTATGCATGGAGATTTGGTAAAAGCGAAGGAATTGGTTTCTGAAATGATGAGCAAAG GTGACAGGCCTACTATTGTTACATTCAATTCACTGATTGACGGATATTGCTTAGTGGGCAAGATGGAAAAAGCATTCGGAGTACTAGATGCCATGGTATCAGTTGGCATTGAGCCTGATGTTGTTACATATAACACACTTGTTAGTGGCTATTGTAAAAGTGGAAAGATCGATGATGGGTTGATTCTATTCAGAGAAATGTTGCATAAGAAAGTCAAACCTACAACCGTGACATATAGCATCGTACTGGATGGGTTATTCCATGCTGGGAGAACTTCTGCTGCGAAGAAAATGTTCCATGAGATGATCGATAGTGGAACAGCCGTGGACATTGACACATACAAGATACTTCTTAAAGGACTCTGTAGAAATGATTTGACCGACGAAGCAATCACCCTGTTTCACAAACTGGGTGCAATGGATTGCAAATTCGATATTACAATACTAAATACAGTGATTAACGCATTGTACAAGGttagaagaagagaagaagctaACGACTTGTTTGCTGCAATATCAACCAGTGGGTTGGTACCAAATGTGTCTACTTACGGAGTAATGATACATAATCTTCTAAAAGAAGGATCAGTGGAAGAAGCGGACACCATGTTTTCATCAATGGAGAAGAGTGGTTGCGCTCCCAGCTCTCGTCTTCTAAATGATATCATCAGAATGTTATTGCAAAAAGGTGATATAGTCAAAGCCGGATATTACATGTCTAAAGTCGATGGCACTATCATCTCACTTGAAGCGTCAACTACTTCGTTGTTGATGTCTCTCTTTTCAAGTAAAGGAAAACATCGGGAACAAATAAAATTTCTCCCTGCAAAGTACCAATTTTTTTATGGGGCCAGTTGA
- the LOC100824676 gene encoding protein Rf1, mitochondrial isoform X2 — protein MAPISRLRRRSSSSPASPMSGLRIPRRQSSSSTTPMSGRRLFSSSSTPMPRLQLLPRRSSSSTSPTSRCWDPQVAFVAAIARVRAGTFSTDDAHHLFDELLRQGTPVHNPALNGFLAALARAPDSVSCSNGPALVLALFNRICREEAGPRVAPLSVHTYGILMDCCCRARRPDLGPAFFARLLRAGLRTRTIEANTFLKCLCHAKRTDEAVDVLLHRMSDLGCVPNAISYNTVIKSLCGDSRSQEALDMVQRMAKEGGRCSPDVVSFNTVIHGFFKQGEVSKACNLINEMVQKGVEPDVVTYNSIVDALCKARAMDKAELVLRQMVDKGVEPDGLTYTAIIHGYSCSGHWKESAKMFRKMTSKGLIPGIVTFNSFMSSLCKHGRSKDAEEIFQYMTTKGHMPDLVSYSILLHGYATEGRFADMNNLFHSMADKGTRSEARCSHLFNFNLCIL, from the exons ATGGCGCCGATatcccgcctccgccgccgctcctcctcctcccctgcctCGCCGATGTCCGGCCTCCGCATCCCTCGCCGTcaatcctcctcctcaacgACGCCAATGTCAGGACGccgcctcttctcctcctcctccacgccaATGCCTCGCCTTCagctcctcccccgccgctcttcttcctccacttcGCCGACCTCCCGCTGCTGGGATCCCCAGGTTGCTTTTGTCGCGGCCATAGCGCGCGTCCGCGCCGGCACGTTCAGCACGGACGATGCACACCACCTGTTCGACGAATTGCTCCGGCAGGGCACTCCGGTCCACAATCCCGCCCTCAACGGCTTCCTCGCCGCCCTTGCCCGTGCGCCGGACTCAGTCTCGTGCAGCAACGGCCCCGCCCTCGTCCTCGCCCTCTTCAACCGTATATGCCGAGAAGAAGCCGGCCCGCGGGTCGCGCCTCTCTCAGTCCACACCTACGGTATCCTCATGGACTGCTGCTGCCGAGCGCGTCGCCCGGACCTAGGGCCTGCCTTCTTCGCACGCCTCCTGAGGGCAGGCCTGAGAACACGGACGATAGAGGCCAACACCTTCCTCAAGTGCCTCTGCCACGCAAAACGGACAGATGAGGCGGTCGACGTGCTGCTTCATAGGATGTCTGATCTCGGTTGCGTTCCTAATGCCATCTCGTACAACACAGTTATTAAGAGCTTATGTGGTGATAGCAGGAGCCAGGAGGCGCTCGACATGGTACAGAGAATGGCAAAAGAAGGAGGTCGCTGCTCCCCTGACGTGGTGTCATTTAACACGGTCATCCACGGCTTCTTTAAACAAGGTGAAGTAAGCAAGGCATGCAATCTTATCAATGAAATGGTGCAGAAAGGGGTGGAGCCTGATGTGGTGACATACAACTCGATCGTAGATGCGCTGTGCAAGGCCAGAGCAATGGACAAGGCTGAGTTGGTCCTTCGGCAGATGGTTGATAAAGGTGTTGAACCGGATGGTCTGACATATACTGCCATCATCCATGGATATTCCTGTTCGGGCCACTGGAAAGAGTCAGCTAAAATGTTCAGAAAAATGACAAGCAAGGGACTCATACCAGGTATTGTAACTTTCAACTCGTTCATGTCCTCCCTTTGTAAGCATGGAAGAAGCAAAGATGCTGAAGAAATTTTTCAATACATGACCACCAAGGGCCACATGCCAGATCTCGTCTCATACTCTATTCTGCTTCACGGGTATGCCACTGAAGGAAGATTTGCTGATATGAATAATCTTTTCCATTCAATGGCAGACAAGG ggacaaggagtgaggccAGATGTAGTCACCTATTCAACTTTAATCTCTGCATTTTGTAG
- the LOC100824676 gene encoding protein Rf1, mitochondrial isoform X3, whose product MAPISRLRRRSSSSPASPMSGLRIPRRQSSSSTTPMSGRRLFSSSSTPMPRLQLLPRRSSSSTSPTSRCWDPQVAFVAAIARVRAGTFSTDDAHHLFDELLRQGTPVHNPALNGFLAALARAPDSVSCSNGPALVLALFNRICREEAGPRVAPLSVHTYGILMDCCCRARRPDLGPAFFARLLRAGLRTRTIEANTFLKCLCHAKRTDEAVDVLLHRMSDLGCVPNAISYNTVIKSLCGDSRSQEALDMVQRMAKEGGRCSPDVVSFNTVIHGFFKQGEVSKACNLINEMVQKGVEPDVVTYNSIVDALCKARAMDKAELVLRQMVDKGVEPDGLTYTAIIHGYSCSGHWKESAKMFRKMTSKGLIPGTRSEARCSHLFNFNLCIL is encoded by the exons ATGGCGCCGATatcccgcctccgccgccgctcctcctcctcccctgcctCGCCGATGTCCGGCCTCCGCATCCCTCGCCGTcaatcctcctcctcaacgACGCCAATGTCAGGACGccgcctcttctcctcctcctccacgccaATGCCTCGCCTTCagctcctcccccgccgctcttcttcctccacttcGCCGACCTCCCGCTGCTGGGATCCCCAGGTTGCTTTTGTCGCGGCCATAGCGCGCGTCCGCGCCGGCACGTTCAGCACGGACGATGCACACCACCTGTTCGACGAATTGCTCCGGCAGGGCACTCCGGTCCACAATCCCGCCCTCAACGGCTTCCTCGCCGCCCTTGCCCGTGCGCCGGACTCAGTCTCGTGCAGCAACGGCCCCGCCCTCGTCCTCGCCCTCTTCAACCGTATATGCCGAGAAGAAGCCGGCCCGCGGGTCGCGCCTCTCTCAGTCCACACCTACGGTATCCTCATGGACTGCTGCTGCCGAGCGCGTCGCCCGGACCTAGGGCCTGCCTTCTTCGCACGCCTCCTGAGGGCAGGCCTGAGAACACGGACGATAGAGGCCAACACCTTCCTCAAGTGCCTCTGCCACGCAAAACGGACAGATGAGGCGGTCGACGTGCTGCTTCATAGGATGTCTGATCTCGGTTGCGTTCCTAATGCCATCTCGTACAACACAGTTATTAAGAGCTTATGTGGTGATAGCAGGAGCCAGGAGGCGCTCGACATGGTACAGAGAATGGCAAAAGAAGGAGGTCGCTGCTCCCCTGACGTGGTGTCATTTAACACGGTCATCCACGGCTTCTTTAAACAAGGTGAAGTAAGCAAGGCATGCAATCTTATCAATGAAATGGTGCAGAAAGGGGTGGAGCCTGATGTGGTGACATACAACTCGATCGTAGATGCGCTGTGCAAGGCCAGAGCAATGGACAAGGCTGAGTTGGTCCTTCGGCAGATGGTTGATAAAGGTGTTGAACCGGATGGTCTGACATATACTGCCATCATCCATGGATATTCCTGTTCGGGCCACTGGAAAGAGTCAGCTAAAATGTTCAGAAAAATGACAAGCAAGGGACTCATACCAG ggacaaggagtgaggccAGATGTAGTCACCTATTCAACTTTAATCTCTGCATTTTGTAG